In Gemmata obscuriglobus, a single genomic region encodes these proteins:
- a CDS encoding DUF1549 and DUF1553 domain-containing protein, with amino-acid sequence MQTRSRLWSLFVAALVAPCALASRTDAAEINSADVKSIAVYPAKVTLVGADDAAQLIVTGTLASGQTVDLTAEAQYLIADGKSATVTAGRLVPKADGTTDIAITFGGRAVRVPLSVKSVGESLPLNFTNQVVPVFTKLGCNSGGCHGKLAGQNGFRLSLLGFEPDLDYATLVKEARGRRLFPASPDASLFLTKATGRAPHGGGKKMEPDSDEYKLVRRWIAAGMPWGEEKDPKVTRISVYPEHRVLSRHGKQQFAVYAHYTNGAVEDITRRAQYESNDTEIATVDERAQVRTLGMSGEAAIMARYQGMVAVFRATVPLGVKTPAWEFAEKTVVDKFTAKKWRELGLVPSDLCGDEQFVRRVFIDITGTFPTAKQVTDFVADKDPAKRDKLVDALVETPEYAYYFANKWADILRVKRRQEQNRAQGTFAFHEWIREQVAADTPYSEFVRAIVASTGDERKSPPTVWYKEIDKAEQFVDDVSQVFLGQRLSCANCHHHPYEKWSQDDYWSLAAFYARVGRKEARLPSADPNRQDNRVQTVYIRTIGNVTNKRTQKPAEAKPLDGDPMTIPVDEDPRQKLVDWMVSPKNPFFAKTVANRYWAHFFGRGIVDPLDDMRITNPPSNPELLDALTQSVIDSKYSLKALIKTICKSRTYQLSSAPNEFNKHDKQAYARYYPRRLQAEVLLDALCQVTDSPSRYNGLPADKNAPNRAIMLPDESFQSYFLDVNGRPQRISACECERVSEANLAAVLHMLNSDEVQGKISRGGGRADRLAKADDKRPDEEKVTELFLSAFSRKPTADDLATAIEHIKKLEAKSGAAGKKTAYENILWALVNTKEFWFNQ; translated from the coding sequence ATGCAGACGCGATCCCGCCTCTGGTCGCTATTTGTCGCCGCACTGGTTGCTCCTTGCGCCCTTGCCTCCCGAACCGACGCCGCCGAGATCAACTCCGCCGACGTAAAGAGCATCGCCGTTTACCCCGCGAAGGTGACGCTGGTCGGTGCCGACGACGCGGCGCAACTGATTGTGACCGGAACGCTTGCGAGCGGGCAAACGGTGGACCTCACCGCCGAAGCGCAGTACCTCATTGCGGACGGCAAATCGGCCACGGTGACCGCCGGGCGCCTCGTGCCCAAGGCCGACGGCACCACGGACATCGCGATCACCTTCGGCGGTCGGGCCGTGCGGGTTCCGCTGAGCGTGAAAAGCGTGGGTGAGAGCCTGCCGCTCAACTTTACGAACCAGGTCGTGCCGGTGTTCACGAAGCTCGGGTGTAACTCGGGCGGGTGCCACGGAAAGCTCGCCGGGCAGAACGGTTTCCGGCTCTCGCTCCTCGGGTTCGAGCCGGACCTCGATTACGCCACACTTGTGAAGGAAGCCCGCGGGCGGCGCCTGTTCCCGGCCAGCCCGGACGCCTCCCTCTTCCTGACGAAGGCCACGGGGCGCGCCCCGCACGGCGGCGGCAAGAAGATGGAGCCCGACAGCGACGAGTACAAGCTGGTGCGGCGCTGGATCGCCGCCGGGATGCCGTGGGGCGAGGAGAAGGACCCGAAGGTCACGCGGATCAGCGTCTACCCCGAACACCGGGTACTGAGCCGGCACGGCAAGCAGCAGTTCGCGGTGTACGCGCACTACACCAACGGCGCCGTCGAGGACATCACCCGCCGGGCGCAGTACGAGAGCAACGACACCGAGATCGCGACCGTCGACGAGCGGGCACAGGTCCGCACGCTCGGCATGAGCGGCGAGGCGGCCATCATGGCGCGGTATCAGGGCATGGTCGCGGTGTTCCGCGCCACGGTCCCGCTGGGGGTGAAAACTCCCGCGTGGGAGTTCGCCGAAAAGACCGTTGTTGACAAGTTCACCGCCAAAAAGTGGCGCGAACTCGGGCTGGTCCCATCAGACCTGTGCGGTGACGAGCAGTTCGTCCGCCGCGTGTTCATCGACATCACCGGGACGTTCCCCACGGCGAAACAGGTCACCGACTTCGTTGCGGACAAGGACCCGGCGAAGCGTGACAAGCTCGTGGACGCGCTGGTGGAGACCCCGGAGTACGCCTACTACTTCGCGAACAAGTGGGCTGACATCCTCCGCGTGAAGCGGCGCCAGGAGCAAAACCGGGCACAGGGCACGTTCGCGTTCCACGAGTGGATCCGCGAGCAGGTGGCCGCGGACACGCCGTACAGCGAGTTCGTCCGGGCCATCGTCGCCAGCACCGGCGACGAGCGGAAGTCCCCGCCGACCGTGTGGTACAAGGAAATCGATAAGGCCGAGCAGTTCGTGGACGACGTGAGCCAGGTGTTCCTGGGCCAGCGACTGTCGTGCGCGAACTGCCACCATCACCCCTACGAGAAGTGGTCGCAGGACGATTACTGGAGTCTGGCGGCGTTCTACGCCCGCGTGGGGCGGAAAGAGGCGCGGCTCCCGAGCGCGGACCCGAACCGACAAGACAACCGCGTCCAGACGGTCTACATCCGCACCATCGGGAACGTGACCAACAAGCGGACCCAGAAGCCGGCCGAGGCGAAGCCGCTCGACGGCGACCCGATGACCATTCCCGTGGACGAGGACCCGCGCCAGAAGTTGGTGGACTGGATGGTGTCGCCCAAGAACCCGTTCTTCGCGAAGACGGTGGCGAACCGGTACTGGGCGCACTTCTTCGGCCGCGGCATCGTCGACCCGCTCGACGACATGCGGATCACCAACCCGCCGAGCAACCCGGAGCTGCTCGACGCACTCACGCAGAGCGTGATCGACAGCAAGTACAGCTTGAAGGCGCTCATTAAGACGATCTGCAAGAGCCGGACGTACCAGCTCTCGAGCGCGCCGAACGAGTTCAACAAGCACGACAAGCAGGCCTACGCCCGGTACTACCCGCGGCGGCTCCAGGCGGAAGTGCTGCTGGACGCGCTGTGCCAGGTGACCGACAGCCCATCGCGGTACAACGGGCTGCCGGCCGATAAGAACGCCCCGAACCGCGCGATCATGCTGCCGGACGAGTCGTTCCAGTCGTACTTCCTGGACGTGAACGGGCGCCCGCAGCGGATCAGCGCGTGCGAGTGCGAACGGGTGAGCGAGGCGAACCTGGCGGCCGTGCTGCACATGCTCAACAGCGACGAGGTGCAGGGCAAGATCAGTCGCGGCGGTGGTCGGGCGGACCGGCTCGCGAAGGCCGACGACAAGCGCCCCGACGAGGAGAAGGTGACGGAGCTATTCCTGTCGGCGTTCTCACGGAAGCCGACGGCGGACGACCTCGCGACGGCGATCGAGCACATCAAGAAGTTGGAGGCCAAGAGCGGAGCGGCCGGCAAGAAGACCGCTTACGAGAACATCCTCTGGGCGCTGGTGAACACCAAGGAGTTTTGGTTCAACCAGTAA
- a CDS encoding serine/threonine-protein kinase translates to MGHSDHEHTQAQSRDDISRQTPPPKFAPGDQLPNLEMWTLERRLGGGGFGEVWLARHERKGAAAVKFCTDPVAKHQLVHHERAVVARVMKYGGDHPNIVPLLECNLSGDIPWLMYEYVEGGTLAEAVAQWAALPPPRRLGRAVRVLHAVTGALAQFHHLRPPLVHRDLKPQNVLMAGTVPRITDFGIGGMAVEAGRADKSAESSGSGLNVRVPTMLQSVGSARYAPQEQFLGSPPDPRDDVYAIGVLAYQMMFGDLNVLPGPDVLDALRALKVPSELAALTARSVALDPARRPRDAGSWERVLGTLLSKKTVPQASAPKAAEDSRDEPTETMDVLGSSVSASAALVTQTLDIGARGRWYSRAITRGAEWRLVAATPGEVRVVPGELYRFSINSAATEDDTRALGRLAGLDALVYLNLSYCEGVTDAGVALLKGFRGVRQLYLRACPRLTDRGLAHLRALVSLRILELTDSGGITAAAVAALQQALPACKIIR, encoded by the coding sequence ATGGGCCACAGCGACCACGAACACACGCAAGCGCAGTCGCGGGACGACATCTCGCGCCAGACCCCGCCCCCGAAGTTCGCGCCCGGCGACCAGCTCCCGAACCTTGAAATGTGGACCCTGGAGCGCCGGCTCGGCGGAGGCGGGTTCGGCGAGGTGTGGCTCGCCCGGCACGAGCGCAAGGGGGCCGCTGCGGTCAAGTTCTGCACCGACCCGGTCGCCAAGCACCAACTGGTCCACCACGAACGGGCGGTGGTCGCGCGCGTCATGAAGTACGGGGGCGACCACCCGAACATCGTGCCGCTGTTGGAGTGCAACCTGAGCGGCGACATCCCGTGGCTGATGTACGAGTACGTCGAGGGCGGGACGCTGGCGGAGGCGGTCGCGCAGTGGGCGGCGCTGCCGCCCCCGCGGCGGCTCGGGCGCGCGGTCCGGGTGCTGCACGCGGTCACCGGCGCGCTCGCGCAATTCCACCACCTGCGGCCGCCGCTGGTTCACCGGGACCTGAAACCCCAGAATGTGTTGATGGCCGGGACCGTGCCGCGGATCACGGACTTCGGCATCGGCGGGATGGCGGTCGAGGCCGGGCGCGCCGACAAGTCCGCGGAGTCGTCCGGCTCGGGCCTCAACGTCCGCGTGCCGACCATGCTTCAATCTGTCGGCAGCGCGCGGTACGCGCCGCAGGAACAGTTCCTGGGCAGCCCGCCGGACCCGCGCGACGACGTGTACGCGATCGGCGTGCTGGCGTATCAGATGATGTTCGGCGACCTGAACGTGCTGCCCGGTCCGGACGTGCTGGACGCCCTCCGCGCGTTGAAAGTTCCGTCCGAATTGGCGGCTCTGACGGCCCGCAGCGTGGCCCTGGACCCGGCCCGCCGGCCCCGCGACGCCGGCTCGTGGGAGCGGGTACTCGGCACGCTGCTCAGCAAGAAGACCGTGCCGCAAGCATCGGCCCCGAAGGCGGCGGAGGACTCGCGCGACGAGCCGACCGAGACGATGGACGTGCTCGGCTCATCGGTTTCCGCGTCCGCCGCGCTCGTCACGCAAACGCTGGACATCGGCGCACGCGGGCGGTGGTACTCGCGCGCTATCACCCGGGGCGCCGAGTGGCGCCTCGTCGCGGCGACGCCGGGCGAGGTGCGGGTAGTGCCGGGCGAGTTGTACCGGTTCTCGATCAACTCCGCAGCCACCGAGGACGACACCCGCGCCTTGGGGCGGCTCGCCGGGCTCGACGCACTGGTTTACCTGAACCTCTCGTATTGCGAGGGCGTCACCGACGCGGGCGTGGCGCTACTGAAGGGCTTCCGGGGGGTGCGGCAACTGTACCTGCGAGCGTGCCCGCGGCTCACCGACCGCGGGCTGGCGCATCTGCGGGCGCTTGTCTCTCTGCGCATCCTGGAGCTGACCGACTCCGGCGGCATAACCGCTGCGGCGGTTGCCGCCCTTCAGCAGGCGCTGCCGGCGTGCAAGATCATTCGCTGA
- a CDS encoding bifunctional serine/threonine-protein kinase/formylglycine-generating enzyme family protein: MLPVFASGSPVPGLNSWVLEQKLGGGGFGEVWLARHAWDAEQPPRAVKFCTDPGARHQLVTHEQNVVRRVMKYAGKHPNIVPLLECNLDGDVPWLMYEFVPGGTLASTLAKWRRMSPRRRIDLAVQTLYELTAALGACHRFDPPLVHRDLKPHNVLMAGGKVPRITDFGIGGIALHPSGKTDFGSSTAVAARLPSELRAAGTRIYAPQEQLLGSEPHPRDDVYALGIIAYQLVTADINTAPGTDAAYELRKLHAPEVLVELVLRSASINPESRPHSATEWEDALGALLCKTHPDIEHDDPPAPETVDVSPSTATLAARTETFRASSLPEPPAPLPEPSVPSKRTDASRIKANWRVGPTVSSGRGRVRQVTNAWVAVAALLVFGVLVAGVVYVVSGGPGRFRGTAGTYPGEVRAVPLPGGSEMTFCWVPPGERQLGSPASEREAVLKQFNQSPLRISAEAEDTRGRFRTPGFWLGRYEVTQAEWAAVMADTPFAQPSHFRPGRSHADKLGSSADTIRFPVEGVTWNECQEFVARLNGIAARASARGRFALPTEDMWEYACRGTDSGSHPFHFGRELNGTQANVDGTAPFGTASKGPNLDRPAVVGSYAGQHPHPWGLCDMHGNVWEWCENKYDGTIARVVRGGSWFNQPHDARSANRNWHSPEARRPDIGVRVCWIPE; encoded by the coding sequence GTGCTCCCAGTGTTCGCGAGCGGGAGCCCGGTTCCGGGGCTCAACAGTTGGGTACTTGAGCAGAAACTCGGCGGCGGCGGGTTCGGTGAGGTGTGGCTGGCCCGGCACGCCTGGGACGCCGAACAGCCCCCGCGTGCGGTCAAGTTCTGTACCGACCCCGGTGCGCGGCACCAACTCGTGACGCACGAGCAAAACGTCGTGCGCCGGGTGATGAAGTACGCCGGCAAGCACCCGAACATCGTGCCGCTGTTGGAGTGCAATCTGGACGGCGACGTGCCGTGGCTGATGTACGAGTTCGTGCCGGGCGGCACCCTCGCGAGCACGCTCGCAAAGTGGCGTCGCATGTCGCCGCGCCGGCGCATCGATCTCGCGGTTCAGACGCTCTACGAGCTGACGGCCGCGCTGGGCGCGTGCCACCGGTTCGACCCGCCGCTGGTCCACCGCGACCTGAAGCCGCACAACGTGCTGATGGCCGGCGGGAAGGTGCCGCGGATCACTGATTTCGGCATCGGCGGCATCGCACTACACCCGTCGGGCAAGACCGATTTCGGGTCCTCCACGGCCGTAGCGGCGCGCCTGCCATCGGAACTGCGGGCAGCGGGGACGCGCATCTACGCCCCGCAGGAACAGTTGCTCGGCAGCGAGCCTCATCCGCGCGACGACGTGTACGCGCTCGGGATCATCGCTTACCAACTCGTGACGGCCGACATCAACACAGCGCCGGGTACAGACGCGGCCTACGAGCTCCGAAAGCTGCACGCGCCCGAAGTGCTCGTCGAGCTGGTTTTGCGCAGCGCGTCGATCAACCCCGAAAGCCGCCCGCACAGCGCGACGGAGTGGGAAGATGCGCTCGGGGCGCTGCTGTGTAAAACGCACCCCGACATTGAACACGACGACCCGCCGGCCCCCGAAACGGTTGACGTGTCCCCGTCAACCGCCACGTTGGCCGCGCGCACGGAAACGTTTCGGGCGTCTTCTTTGCCAGAACCGCCCGCACCGCTGCCGGAACCGTCCGTGCCGTCGAAACGGACCGATGCGTCCCGAATCAAAGCGAACTGGCGCGTGGGGCCGACCGTTTCTTCGGGCCGCGGCCGGGTCCGTCAGGTGACGAACGCCTGGGTGGCGGTCGCGGCGCTGCTGGTGTTCGGGGTGCTGGTGGCGGGCGTTGTGTACGTCGTTTCGGGCGGCCCCGGGCGGTTCCGCGGCACCGCGGGCACGTACCCCGGCGAGGTGCGCGCGGTGCCGCTGCCGGGCGGGTCGGAAATGACGTTCTGCTGGGTGCCACCCGGCGAACGCCAGCTCGGTTCGCCCGCGTCCGAGCGCGAGGCCGTCCTCAAGCAGTTCAACCAGAGCCCGCTTCGCATCAGTGCTGAGGCCGAAGACACGCGGGGCCGGTTCCGCACGCCGGGGTTCTGGCTGGGGCGGTACGAGGTGACGCAGGCAGAATGGGCGGCGGTGATGGCCGACACGCCGTTCGCACAGCCGAGCCACTTCCGGCCCGGCAGGAGCCACGCGGACAAACTCGGCTCGAGCGCCGATACAATTCGGTTCCCGGTCGAGGGGGTGACGTGGAACGAGTGCCAGGAGTTCGTTGCGCGGCTCAACGGGATCGCCGCGCGGGCGAGCGCCCGGGGCCGGTTCGCGCTGCCGACCGAGGACATGTGGGAGTACGCGTGTCGCGGCACCGATTCCGGTTCGCATCCGTTCCACTTCGGCCGCGAGTTGAACGGGACGCAGGCGAACGTGGACGGCACCGCGCCCTTCGGCACCGCGTCCAAAGGGCCGAATTTGGACCGCCCGGCTGTGGTCGGCAGCTACGCGGGCCAGCACCCGCACCCGTGGGGCCTGTGCGACATGCACGGGAACGTGTGGGAGTGGTGTGAGAACAAGTACGACGGGACGATCGCGCGGGTGGTGCGCGGCGGCTCGTGGTTCAACCAGCCGCACGACGCCCGGTCCGCGAACCGCAACTGGCACTCGCCCGAGGCCCGGCGGCCAGACATCGGGGTTCGCGTGTGCTGGATACCCGAGTAA
- a CDS encoding DMP19 family protein, translating into MLQSVLVAATLATVWGVWAARKRFRPKARAMKQYARSLVADPDGHRELDEEYERRYALRNAAEAAPLLTPAELPAAIADLLDADPIRCDAAEIRIKKVLATAEPQLLAAIDAPRATWDRDESQGVPTASAERVVRLLAELPSRALGDRIGHLVGRPEWYVSNPAIKARTALGRADQLPFVLEQLAKQSRPAQEGVELAIEQGWAEPEFLDGIRVWAERTALDPALPFSYWAVGFHARYGGAAALEALSSPQVLSVANDRTVHAALKQLNEHGVKLDAKVVRPLLDAALTRTAIWPWNCTFGPALRALAATEPEAALRTAEEYLDRPDHPYHREAIDFVRETAGLPASDDLELPVGMELTEGERTTLGHLTDCRVLYWEVCNGGLSQYFFNSAGANWRRHAAALRAIGFEAGAAALEEAARVIHPDGASTNRGTRIAQYAALSERQEKRLDKLSPLFWSDVPRLRFMLRHRELFARLRAARER; encoded by the coding sequence TTGCTTCAATCCGTCCTCGTCGCGGCCACGCTGGCAACCGTCTGGGGCGTCTGGGCCGCCCGGAAACGGTTCCGCCCCAAAGCACGCGCCATGAAGCAGTACGCCCGCTCGCTCGTCGCGGACCCGGACGGTCACCGGGAACTCGACGAAGAGTACGAGCGGCGCTACGCGCTCCGGAACGCCGCCGAAGCCGCACCGTTGCTCACTCCGGCGGAACTGCCCGCCGCGATCGCCGATCTGCTTGACGCAGACCCGATCCGCTGCGACGCGGCCGAGATTCGCATCAAGAAGGTACTGGCGACGGCTGAACCTCAGCTGCTCGCGGCCATCGACGCCCCCCGAGCCACCTGGGACAGAGACGAAAGCCAGGGCGTACCGACGGCCTCGGCCGAGCGGGTGGTCCGCCTGCTCGCCGAGCTCCCCTCGCGGGCACTGGGCGACCGCATCGGCCACCTGGTCGGTCGCCCCGAATGGTACGTCTCCAACCCCGCAATCAAAGCCCGCACCGCGCTGGGCCGCGCCGACCAGCTCCCCTTTGTGCTAGAGCAACTCGCCAAGCAGTCCCGACCGGCCCAAGAGGGGGTCGAACTGGCCATTGAGCAGGGCTGGGCGGAACCGGAGTTCCTCGACGGGATACGGGTATGGGCCGAGCGAACCGCCCTCGATCCCGCGCTGCCGTTCTCGTACTGGGCAGTCGGGTTCCACGCGCGGTACGGTGGGGCAGCCGCTCTCGAAGCCCTCAGCAGCCCGCAGGTACTGTCGGTTGCGAACGACCGAACCGTTCATGCCGCGCTCAAGCAACTGAACGAGCACGGCGTAAAACTCGATGCGAAAGTGGTGCGCCCGCTGCTCGATGCCGCGCTCACCCGCACGGCCATCTGGCCCTGGAACTGCACGTTCGGCCCGGCGCTGCGCGCGCTGGCGGCCACGGAGCCGGAGGCCGCCCTCCGCACTGCCGAAGAGTACCTCGATCGCCCCGACCACCCGTACCACCGCGAAGCGATCGACTTCGTTCGGGAGACAGCCGGACTACCCGCATCGGACGATCTCGAGCTACCGGTTGGGATGGAACTAACCGAAGGCGAACGGACGACCCTGGGGCACCTGACCGACTGCCGGGTGCTCTACTGGGAGGTGTGCAACGGCGGACTCAGTCAGTACTTCTTCAACTCCGCCGGGGCCAATTGGCGCCGGCACGCGGCGGCGCTACGGGCGATCGGGTTCGAGGCGGGGGCGGCGGCCCTCGAAGAAGCGGCGCGGGTGATCCACCCGGACGGCGCGAGTACCAACCGCGGCACACGCATCGCTCAGTACGCCGCCCTATCGGAGCGCCAGGAAAAGCGCCTGGACAAATTGAGCCCGCTGTTCTGGTCGGACGTGCCGCGGCTCCGGTTCATGTTGCGTCACCGGGAGCTCTTCGCCCGGCTTCGCGCGGCCCGGGAGCGGTAG
- a CDS encoding UbiD family decarboxylase, translating into MGHRNLAAAVTDLERAGRLVRIEPEIDPYLEAAEIHRRAYQAGGPALLFTRVKGSPFPMVSNVFGTLDRAKFLFRDALEDVRKLVELKTDPAAIRKRPWRYWNLPFLGWRLRPKFVRSGPILGHTTRLSQLPQLKCWPLDGGPFVTLPQVYTEHPDTPGWMKSNLGMYRVQFGGNEYVPDREAGLHYQIHRGIGVHHAAAVRRGERLRVNVIVGGPPALAVAAVMPLPEGLPELAFAAALGGRRLELVRGKPVPTAGDKPGASGLPMPAEADFVLSGWIDPTRTKPEGPFGDHLGYYSLTHDFPVMTVETVYHRPGAIWPFTVVGRPPQEDTTFGELIHELTGPVIPTVMPGLHAVHAVDAAGVHPLLLAIGSERYVPYAETRRPQELLTLANAVLGQGQLSLAKYLLIVAKEDAPDLDIHDISAFLRHLLERFDPESDLHFQTRTTVDTLDYSPGLGLNAGSKLVLAAAGPKRRELATATPPGLTLPDGFADPCVVLPGVLAVKGPPIRKSGSRCQIDDADVTWLCSQLAQQEPQLAGFPLIVVVDDSEFVARTLNNFLWAVFTRSDPANDVYGVGSFTHRKHWGCRGPVVIDARLKPHMPPPLEVPPEVTRKVDTLFAKGGPLAGVEK; encoded by the coding sequence ATGGGCCACCGCAACCTCGCCGCCGCCGTCACCGACCTCGAACGCGCGGGCCGGCTCGTTCGCATCGAGCCGGAAATCGATCCGTACCTCGAAGCGGCCGAGATACACCGGCGCGCGTACCAAGCCGGCGGCCCGGCGCTGCTGTTCACACGGGTGAAGGGGAGCCCGTTCCCGATGGTGTCGAACGTGTTCGGCACACTGGACCGGGCGAAGTTTCTATTCCGCGACGCGCTGGAAGACGTGCGCAAACTCGTGGAGCTGAAAACCGACCCGGCAGCCATCCGCAAACGCCCTTGGCGGTACTGGAACCTCCCGTTCCTCGGGTGGAGGCTGCGCCCCAAGTTCGTGCGCAGCGGACCTATTTTAGGACACACGACACGTCTTTCGCAACTGCCTCAACTGAAGTGCTGGCCGCTCGACGGCGGACCGTTCGTGACGCTCCCGCAGGTGTACACCGAGCACCCGGACACGCCCGGGTGGATGAAATCGAACCTTGGTATGTACCGGGTCCAATTCGGCGGGAACGAGTACGTCCCGGACCGCGAAGCGGGGCTGCACTACCAGATCCACCGCGGGATCGGGGTTCACCACGCCGCGGCCGTGCGGCGCGGGGAGCGGTTGCGGGTGAACGTGATCGTGGGCGGGCCGCCGGCGCTGGCGGTGGCGGCGGTGATGCCGCTCCCCGAGGGCCTGCCGGAACTGGCGTTTGCCGCCGCACTCGGCGGCAGACGGCTGGAGCTGGTGCGCGGCAAACCGGTCCCCACGGCAGGGGACAAACCGGGGGCGTCCGGCCTGCCGATGCCCGCGGAAGCGGATTTCGTCCTCTCGGGCTGGATCGACCCGACGCGCACGAAGCCGGAGGGGCCGTTCGGCGACCACCTCGGCTACTACAGTCTCACCCACGACTTCCCGGTGATGACGGTGGAAACGGTGTACCACCGCCCCGGCGCCATCTGGCCGTTCACGGTGGTCGGCCGCCCGCCCCAGGAGGACACGACGTTCGGCGAGTTGATTCACGAGTTGACCGGTCCGGTGATCCCGACGGTGATGCCTGGTTTACACGCGGTCCACGCCGTCGACGCCGCCGGAGTACACCCGCTGCTCCTGGCGATCGGGTCCGAGCGATACGTTCCGTACGCCGAAACCCGACGACCGCAGGAGTTACTCACGCTCGCGAACGCGGTCCTGGGCCAGGGCCAGCTCTCGCTGGCCAAATACCTGCTCATCGTGGCAAAAGAGGACGCCCCGGACCTCGACATCCACGACATCAGCGCCTTCCTGCGGCACCTGCTGGAGCGTTTCGATCCGGAAAGCGACCTGCACTTTCAAACCCGCACCACGGTAGACACGCTCGACTATTCGCCGGGGCTGGGGCTCAACGCGGGGTCGAAACTGGTGCTGGCCGCCGCGGGTCCGAAGCGGCGCGAGCTGGCAACCGCGACACCGCCGGGTTTGACGCTGCCGGACGGTTTCGCCGACCCGTGTGTCGTGCTGCCGGGGGTTCTCGCGGTGAAAGGCCCGCCGATTCGGAAATCGGGCTCGCGGTGCCAGATCGACGACGCGGACGTGACGTGGCTCTGTTCGCAGCTCGCGCAACAGGAACCGCAACTCGCCGGCTTCCCGCTGATCGTGGTTGTTGACGACAGCGAGTTCGTAGCTCGCACGCTGAACAACTTCCTGTGGGCGGTGTTCACACGGTCGGACCCGGCAAACGACGTGTACGGGGTGGGGTCGTTCACCCACCGGAAGCACTGGGGCTGTCGCGGGCCGGTGGTGATCGACGCGCGCTTGAAGCCGCACATGCCGCCCCCGCTCGAAGTGCCGCCGGAGGTGACACGGAAAGTAGACACGCTGTTCGCGAAGGGCGGGCCGCTGGCGGGTGTTGAGAAGTGA
- a CDS encoding serine/threonine-protein kinase has protein sequence MSERAEGVPQQTSNGAAAPLTAGAPVPGLSSWVLEGRLGVGGFGEVWLARHAWNAKEPPRAVKFCTDSGARLRLVTHEKNVVLRVMRYAGAHPNIVPLLECNLDGDVPWLMYEFVEGGTLASALAQWRSLPLTKRMGRTVRTLYALASALAVFHRLRPPLIHRDLKPQNVLMAGGKVPRIIDFGIGGVPVPRDVEAAGTALAARVPTGLQAAGSANYAPVEQRLGSPPDPRDDVHALGVIAYQALVGDVTVAPGPDVKDELRQLRVPGELVALIVSSVATNPDRRPKDAGEWEVALAELMQRAQRPSEAVPLSVSELGAVPVVPPAPERELVAADESALTTALRAHHFTGGWWWAQPLLGLLVMMLLLASALLYLATAGRG, from the coding sequence ATGAGCGAGCGTGCCGAAGGCGTTCCCCAGCAAACTTCGAACGGTGCCGCCGCTCCCCTCACGGCCGGAGCACCGGTTCCCGGGTTGAGCAGTTGGGTGCTGGAAGGCCGGCTCGGGGTTGGCGGGTTCGGCGAGGTGTGGCTCGCCCGGCACGCCTGGAACGCGAAGGAACCGCCCCGGGCGGTCAAGTTTTGCACCGATTCCGGCGCGCGGCTCCGGCTCGTCACCCACGAAAAGAACGTGGTGCTCCGCGTGATGCGCTACGCCGGCGCGCACCCGAACATCGTTCCGCTGCTGGAGTGCAACCTGGACGGCGACGTGCCGTGGCTGATGTACGAGTTCGTGGAGGGCGGCACCCTCGCGAGCGCCCTCGCCCAGTGGCGCTCCCTGCCACTCACGAAGCGCATGGGGCGCACCGTGCGCACGCTCTACGCTCTCGCCAGCGCCCTTGCGGTGTTCCACCGGCTGCGCCCCCCGTTGATTCATCGCGACCTGAAGCCGCAGAACGTGCTGATGGCCGGCGGGAAGGTGCCGCGGATCATTGATTTCGGCATCGGCGGGGTCCCCGTGCCCCGGGACGTGGAAGCGGCCGGCACCGCGCTCGCCGCCCGCGTTCCGACCGGGCTTCAGGCCGCGGGTAGCGCCAATTACGCTCCGGTCGAGCAGCGGCTCGGCAGCCCTCCGGACCCGCGCGACGACGTTCACGCGCTCGGGGTGATAGCGTATCAGGCCCTTGTCGGCGACGTGACCGTTGCCCCCGGCCCCGATGTCAAGGACGAGCTGCGTCAGTTGCGCGTGCCGGGTGAACTGGTGGCCTTGATCGTGAGCAGCGTGGCGACGAACCCGGACCGGCGCCCGAAGGACGCGGGCGAGTGGGAGGTGGCTCTGGCGGAACTGATGCAACGGGCGCAGAGGCCCTCCGAAGCGGTTCCGCTGAGCGTGTCCGAACTCGGTGCGGTGCCGGTCGTGCCGCCGGCCCCGGAGCGGGAACTGGTCGCGGCGGACGAGTCGGCGCTCACCACTGCTCTGCGCGCCCACCACTTCACGGGCGGGTGGTGGTGGGCGCAACCCCTGTTGGGGCTGCTCGTGATGATGCTCCTGCTGGCGAGCGCGCTCCTGTACCTCGCGACGGCCGGGCGCGGGTGA